Proteins co-encoded in one Bacillus sp. FSL H8-0547 genomic window:
- a CDS encoding Ger(x)C family spore germination protein, whose product MKKRKWLIVLIPLFLTGCLEKEILDDVNIITVVGYDMESSDMMKGTVIIPVYTQDAPVESEIIEDTSSTEVSKDILTHLQRKSSDPLVLGKISVVIYSEEVAKKGITNLVDTLQRDASVGSRVYLTVGRENANEIMKSQFGNRGAAPYISNLIKHNIENRDVPKTNLHIFLYDLYSSDSDPYLPILKKNEADSVEIDGLALFKDDKMIGEIPNEKLFFFKLIADKFTEGSYALKLPDKNQVAIKTISSDRKVRLDKGDPSKITIEVKINGFVQQYTGKMITPKIKNEMEKAFEKVVAKESLELIEQFKEQKVDPLGLHDIIKSKVRGFTQKDWKETYPELSVKIKPSVTITETGVIE is encoded by the coding sequence GTGAAAAAGCGTAAATGGCTGATAGTCCTTATTCCGCTGTTTCTTACAGGCTGTCTTGAAAAAGAAATTCTTGATGATGTGAACATTATTACAGTTGTCGGGTATGACATGGAGAGCTCAGACATGATGAAGGGCACAGTCATTATTCCTGTTTACACACAGGATGCCCCCGTCGAAAGCGAGATTATTGAGGATACGTCCTCTACAGAAGTGAGCAAAGATATTCTGACCCATCTCCAGCGGAAATCATCTGATCCGCTTGTGCTCGGAAAAATTTCTGTCGTCATTTACTCAGAAGAGGTTGCGAAAAAGGGAATTACAAATCTTGTAGATACGCTTCAAAGGGACGCAAGCGTAGGATCCAGAGTGTATCTCACCGTGGGCAGGGAGAATGCAAATGAAATCATGAAGTCGCAGTTTGGAAACAGAGGAGCGGCCCCTTATATTTCAAATTTGATCAAACATAACATTGAAAACCGGGATGTTCCTAAGACAAATCTTCATATTTTCCTGTATGACCTGTATTCAAGCGACTCAGATCCGTACTTGCCGATTCTAAAGAAAAACGAGGCTGATTCAGTTGAAATTGATGGACTTGCCCTGTTTAAAGACGACAAAATGATCGGTGAAATTCCTAATGAAAAACTGTTTTTCTTTAAATTGATTGCTGATAAATTTACAGAGGGATCCTATGCCTTGAAACTTCCTGACAAAAACCAGGTAGCCATAAAAACGATTTCTTCAGACAGAAAAGTAAGGCTTGATAAAGGTGACCCTTCAAAGATTACGATAGAGGTGAAAATTAACGGTTTTGTCCAGCAGTATACCGGCAAAATGATTACGCCAAAAATTAAAAACGAGATGGAAAAAGCGTTCGAGAAGGTTGTTGCCAAAGAATCACTGGAGCTTATTGAACAATTTAAGGAGCAGAAAGTCGATCCGTTAGGACTGCACGATATTATCAAAAGCAAAGTTAGAGGATTTACTCAAAAAGACTGGAAAGAGACCTACCCTGAGCTTTCCGTGAAAATTAAGCCGTCTGTCACCATCACAGAAACAGGCGTGATCGAATAA
- a CDS encoding polysaccharide biosynthesis protein: MNSFFKGTLLLIVAAFFSECIEFFVNMILARELGEEGMGRYMSILPVIFLVIVLASLELPISISKYIAENKKVLHYSMLQHALKMTAAVTFTVLAGTYILFTATPLLDGFHPAVKWLFIGLIPIASFSSIARGYFMGVQQMGKIAVSNFLRKAVQFTVLLCVFSVFNFSQQALLIALCAFIGSELIVFLYLTSMFMIHMHALRRGSFTPITGTEARKKLLSVSLPTTGLRIFHAITNAIQPFLIQTALVAAGFGAAAATEHFGMLTGVAMSIGFFPAFIAHSLMIMLIPTVSDAYAQKDIKTLRNLLQQSMSFTMLYGVPAVFIIYLFAEPLTSLFFSSDQAAFYLKLLWPYFLFHFFVIPMQAYLIGLGLVKDAFYHTLWSHIVSFAMMFFLGSRESLHMTGIILGMNTGIVLLTFMHYLTICQKIGITVWLTKRRDNVYR; the protein is encoded by the coding sequence ATGAATTCTTTTTTTAAAGGAACATTGTTATTAATCGTCGCAGCCTTTTTCAGTGAATGCATCGAATTCTTCGTCAATATGATTCTTGCGAGGGAGCTTGGAGAAGAGGGCATGGGAAGGTATATGTCCATTTTGCCTGTTATCTTTTTGGTGATTGTTCTGGCAAGTCTTGAGCTTCCCATTTCAATTTCAAAATACATAGCAGAAAATAAGAAAGTCCTTCACTACAGCATGCTGCAGCATGCCCTGAAAATGACGGCTGCCGTCACATTCACTGTTTTGGCAGGGACTTATATCCTTTTTACGGCCACACCGCTGCTGGATGGCTTTCATCCCGCAGTCAAATGGCTGTTTATCGGGCTCATCCCGATTGCCTCATTTTCATCCATTGCCCGCGGATACTTTATGGGTGTGCAGCAGATGGGGAAGATCGCGGTGTCCAATTTCCTGAGAAAAGCCGTCCAATTCACCGTACTGCTTTGCGTTTTCTCTGTATTTAACTTTAGCCAGCAGGCGCTTCTAATTGCTCTGTGTGCCTTTATAGGCAGCGAACTGATTGTTTTTCTCTACCTGACAAGCATGTTCATGATTCACATGCACGCACTCAGGCGGGGGAGCTTTACTCCAATTACAGGAACAGAAGCCCGGAAAAAACTGCTTTCTGTCTCCCTGCCGACAACCGGACTGAGAATTTTTCATGCGATAACAAATGCCATCCAGCCTTTTCTGATCCAGACAGCCCTTGTGGCCGCCGGATTCGGGGCAGCCGCCGCAACAGAGCATTTCGGCATGCTGACAGGCGTTGCTATGTCCATTGGTTTTTTCCCTGCATTTATCGCTCACTCTCTCATGATCATGCTTATACCGACTGTATCGGATGCTTATGCTCAAAAGGATATAAAAACATTGCGCAATCTTCTGCAGCAGTCCATGTCCTTTACTATGCTTTACGGGGTTCCGGCGGTTTTCATTATTTACTTGTTTGCTGAGCCTCTGACAAGTCTTTTCTTTTCATCTGATCAGGCAGCCTTTTATTTGAAACTGCTCTGGCCGTATTTTCTGTTTCACTTCTTCGTCATCCCCATGCAGGCTTATTTAATAGGCCTCGGGCTTGTAAAAGATGCTTTTTATCATACGCTTTGGTCGCATATCGTTTCGTTTGCGATGATGTTTTTCCTCGGTTCGAGAGAGTCGCTTCACATGACCGGCATTATACTTGGCATGAACACGGGCATTGTGCTCCTGACGTTTATGCACTATTTAACAATCTGCCAGAAAATAGGTATTACCGTGTGGCTGACAAAAAGAAGAGACAATGTTTACCGATGA
- a CDS encoding spore germination protein, giving the protein MMKENGKPKQSMAELITCFKSSSDFVQFEHDAKELKFWISYIRTVVDPTLLHESILGPLLKEKWTSLQQIKEILPIEEIIITIDTDVISEKLLEGYVIISMTEYGTPCVLLRSTLNKARDISLPEVEFSVVGPKEAFVEALEFNINLIRKRIQVPQLRVKELQIGDLSKTKTAVLYIDNIADEENVNTVIQRLKNIHYDQIGDSGYVAQFISDNHNSPFPQVLDSERPDRVAAVLAEGKVAVVVDGSPQVLIGPTTLIEFFSSFEDYYLNWVLSSFFRLIRVFAVAFSILVTPVYVATLTFHYELIPKDLLSTLVTSRREIPLPPILEALFLELTIELLREAGARLPTKVGQTIGIVGGIVIGTASVEAGLTSNVLLIIVALAALASFTTPVYKMGNTIRLLRFPFLLFAQIYGLLGIVLCFCFLAAHLLRLTSLGRPFLVPIFPARARDLKDAIIRFPFSTLSKRPLALRTKKPDKFSSEQAKQKHDIDE; this is encoded by the coding sequence ATGATGAAGGAAAACGGAAAACCGAAACAATCGATGGCTGAACTGATCACCTGCTTTAAATCGTCATCTGATTTTGTTCAATTTGAGCACGATGCAAAAGAGCTGAAATTCTGGATTTCCTATATTAGGACAGTAGTAGATCCAACGCTTTTGCATGAAAGCATATTAGGCCCGCTGCTTAAGGAAAAATGGACGAGTCTGCAGCAGATCAAAGAGATTTTGCCGATAGAAGAAATCATTATAACGATCGATACAGATGTTATATCAGAAAAACTGCTTGAAGGGTATGTCATTATTTCCATGACAGAATACGGCACGCCCTGTGTTCTTCTCAGATCAACCCTGAATAAAGCAAGGGATATTTCTCTCCCTGAAGTCGAGTTCAGCGTAGTAGGGCCGAAGGAAGCCTTTGTCGAGGCACTTGAGTTTAATATAAATCTTATCCGCAAACGGATACAGGTGCCGCAGCTGCGTGTCAAAGAACTTCAAATAGGCGACTTGTCAAAAACCAAAACAGCGGTTCTTTATATTGATAACATTGCAGATGAAGAAAACGTCAACACGGTCATACAAAGACTGAAAAACATTCATTATGACCAGATTGGCGACAGCGGATATGTGGCGCAGTTCATTTCAGATAATCATAACTCGCCGTTTCCCCAGGTTCTTGATTCTGAAAGGCCTGACCGGGTTGCAGCCGTACTCGCTGAAGGGAAGGTAGCTGTAGTTGTCGACGGATCTCCTCAGGTTCTGATCGGACCGACGACACTTATAGAATTTTTCTCATCCTTTGAAGACTATTATTTAAACTGGGTTCTTTCATCCTTCTTCAGGCTCATAAGGGTTTTTGCGGTAGCCTTCTCGATTTTGGTGACACCGGTGTATGTTGCAACCCTGACGTTTCATTATGAGCTGATCCCGAAAGATTTGCTCAGCACTCTTGTAACCTCCAGGAGAGAGATTCCGCTGCCTCCTATATTGGAAGCTCTCTTTCTCGAGCTGACAATTGAACTACTGAGGGAAGCAGGAGCAAGGCTTCCTACGAAAGTCGGCCAGACAATCGGCATCGTGGGCGGGATCGTGATCGGGACGGCTTCTGTTGAAGCGGGTCTGACAAGTAATGTCCTGCTTATAATCGTTGCCCTGGCTGCACTGGCTTCTTTCACAACACCTGTTTATAAAATGGGCAATACGATCCGGCTTCTCAGGTTTCCGTTTTTACTTTTTGCTCAGATATACGGCCTTTTGGGCATCGTATTGTGCTTTTGTTTTCTGGCGGCCCATCTTCTCAGGCTTACATCGCTCGGCCGCCCGTTCCTGGTGCCGATTTTCCCTGCAAGAGCAAGGGATTTGAAGGATGCAATCATCAGGTTCCCATTTTCAACATTAAGCAAAAGACCGCTTGCTCTAAGAACAAAAAAACCCGACAAATTTTCATCTGAACAGGCGAAACAGAAACACGACATAGACGAGTAG
- a CDS encoding heavy metal translocating P-type ATPase: protein MSLNENALAHGWKSMIDRIKEYGELIAALLSGLLILCGWLLQTQQGDTPFTAALFISAFIIGGYAKAKEGIEETIEDRKINVELLMVFAAIGSAVIGYWVEGAILIFIFALSGALETFTMNKSERELSALMELQPEEASLLKDGREIRVHVSELKVGDRIVVRPGERIATDGEVVSGTTSIDQAAITGESIPVEKKTEDTVYAGTVNLSGSITVAVTKNSDETLFKKIIELVQSAQSEKSPSQLFIERFEGTYVKGVLAAVALMMFVPHYLLDWSFSESFYRAMVLMVVASPCALVASITPATLSAISNGARNGLLFKGGVHLERLSKLKVIAFDKTGTLTKGEPQVTDVLILEELNEADVLSAAASIEKQSNHPLAKAIVKHVEKEYPHVVTGMAEVQEQSGFGVSAIWKGDKWSIGKPDQNEPQNPLTEFGLKKAQEGKTVVYVKKEQTLAAVLCLQDGLRHDAVLAIKELKEAGIHTVMLTGDNESTAKSIAEAANVDQYVAECLPDDKVNEVKNLGKTYGQTAMIGDGINDAPALAAANVGIAMGEGTDVALETADVVLMKNDLTKLKKAIELSKKMDRIVKQNIVFSMSVIALLICSNFLQILDLPLGVIGHEGSTILVILNGLRLLKA, encoded by the coding sequence ATGAGCTTAAATGAAAATGCGCTCGCACATGGCTGGAAATCAATGATTGATAGAATAAAAGAATACGGCGAACTTATAGCAGCACTTCTATCGGGATTGCTGATCCTTTGTGGATGGCTTCTGCAGACACAGCAGGGAGATACCCCTTTTACGGCTGCCCTGTTCATATCGGCATTCATTATAGGAGGATATGCTAAAGCCAAAGAAGGCATTGAAGAAACGATTGAAGACCGCAAGATTAATGTTGAACTCCTCATGGTTTTTGCAGCCATCGGTTCAGCCGTTATCGGTTATTGGGTAGAGGGAGCGATTTTAATTTTCATCTTCGCGCTGAGCGGAGCTCTCGAAACGTTTACAATGAATAAAAGTGAAAGAGAGCTATCTGCCCTTATGGAGCTTCAGCCTGAAGAAGCGTCACTGCTCAAAGACGGCAGAGAAATAAGAGTTCATGTATCAGAACTCAAAGTGGGAGACAGAATTGTTGTCAGACCCGGTGAGCGGATAGCAACAGACGGGGAAGTGGTCTCAGGAACAACAAGCATCGATCAGGCAGCGATAACTGGAGAATCCATTCCTGTCGAGAAAAAGACGGAGGATACCGTCTATGCAGGAACCGTGAACTTGAGCGGTTCCATCACAGTTGCTGTTACAAAAAACAGCGATGAAACGCTTTTTAAGAAAATTATTGAGCTTGTGCAATCCGCACAGTCTGAAAAGTCACCATCCCAGCTTTTTATTGAACGATTTGAAGGAACGTATGTAAAAGGGGTTCTTGCAGCAGTTGCCCTCATGATGTTTGTGCCCCACTACCTGCTTGACTGGAGCTTCAGCGAAAGCTTTTACCGCGCCATGGTCCTGATGGTTGTTGCGTCACCATGTGCACTTGTTGCATCCATTACACCGGCAACACTGTCTGCCATTTCCAATGGAGCCAGAAACGGACTTCTCTTCAAAGGAGGCGTTCACTTAGAGCGCCTGAGCAAACTGAAGGTCATCGCTTTTGATAAGACAGGGACTTTGACGAAGGGAGAACCGCAAGTAACAGATGTGCTGATCCTTGAAGAGCTGAATGAGGCAGATGTTCTGTCTGCCGCAGCCTCTATTGAAAAGCAGTCGAATCATCCCCTGGCAAAAGCGATTGTCAAGCATGTTGAAAAAGAATATCCTCATGTGGTGACTGGAATGGCCGAAGTTCAGGAGCAATCGGGCTTTGGTGTGAGCGCTATATGGAAAGGTGATAAATGGAGTATTGGAAAGCCGGATCAGAATGAACCGCAAAATCCGCTGACTGAATTCGGACTGAAAAAGGCACAGGAAGGGAAAACGGTCGTTTATGTAAAAAAAGAGCAGACTCTTGCAGCTGTTCTTTGTCTTCAGGATGGCTTAAGACATGACGCTGTGTTGGCTATAAAGGAACTAAAAGAAGCAGGAATCCATACGGTTATGCTTACAGGAGATAATGAATCTACGGCAAAATCAATTGCAGAAGCTGCAAATGTGGATCAGTATGTGGCGGAATGTCTGCCTGATGATAAGGTGAACGAAGTGAAAAACCTCGGAAAAACATACGGACAGACCGCCATGATCGGCGACGGGATTAATGATGCCCCTGCTCTTGCCGCTGCCAATGTCGGCATTGCAATGGGGGAAGGAACGGATGTGGCTCTTGAAACAGCAGATGTTGTTCTGATGAAAAATGACCTGACAAAGCTGAAAAAAGCGATTGAGCTTTCAAAAAAAATGGACCGGATCGTAAAGCAGAACATTGTCTTCTCCATGTCTGTCATCGCCCTGCTTATTTGTTCAAACTTCCTTCAAATCCTTGATTTGCCCCTTGGCGTCATAGGACATGAAGGCAGCACGATCCTGGTTATATTAAATGGACTTCGCCTTCTGAAGGCATGA
- a CDS encoding cytochrome-c oxidase produces the protein MGIRTIKISALYLAAGLFLGLYMSMAHDYVLAPVHAHVNLLGWTTLTIAGILYYLFPELTDHFLAKAHFWLHNIGLPCMMIGLVFAVSGNSSLLFLTIAGSFAVVAGLLFFVWNVLVNLK, from the coding sequence ATGGGAATCAGAACCATTAAAATTTCAGCGCTGTACCTGGCTGCCGGGCTTTTCCTCGGTTTGTACATGTCTATGGCCCATGACTATGTGCTTGCGCCGGTTCATGCACACGTGAATCTTCTCGGTTGGACGACTCTGACCATTGCGGGTATTCTGTATTATTTATTTCCTGAGCTAACGGATCATTTTCTGGCAAAAGCACATTTTTGGCTGCATAACATCGGCCTGCCTTGTATGATGATTGGCCTTGTGTTTGCTGTATCAGGAAACAGCAGCCTTCTTTTCCTGACCATTGCCGGCTCCTTTGCAGTTGTCGCGGGTTTGTTATTCTTTGTATGGAATGTGCTGGTCAATTTAAAGTAG
- a CDS encoding cell wall hydrolase, whose product MKKLAFFTIISAMTVSLFGFEKAQAAQGHKVQHGDTLWLIGKKHGVSVKDIQSLNHKSGHLLYVGEELQIPQSISDKEKDLLARIVHAEAKGEPYAGKVAVATVVLNRVEDERFPDTVTDVIYQKVSGIYAFSPVENGAINEPADEESKEAVQEALAYQGMDNEAVYFYNPVTAESDWIRSREITLTIGDHVFAK is encoded by the coding sequence ATGAAAAAATTAGCGTTCTTTACTATAATCTCAGCGATGACTGTTTCTCTATTCGGCTTTGAAAAAGCACAGGCTGCACAAGGCCATAAAGTGCAGCACGGCGATACTCTTTGGCTGATTGGAAAAAAACACGGTGTTTCTGTTAAAGATATTCAGTCTTTAAATCATAAAAGCGGACATTTATTATACGTTGGAGAAGAGCTTCAGATTCCTCAATCAATCTCAGATAAAGAGAAGGATCTGCTTGCACGCATTGTTCATGCTGAAGCAAAAGGTGAACCGTATGCAGGCAAAGTGGCTGTTGCAACTGTTGTTTTAAACCGGGTAGAAGATGAGCGTTTCCCGGATACTGTCACAGATGTTATCTATCAGAAGGTGTCAGGCATTTATGCTTTCTCACCTGTAGAAAACGGTGCAATCAATGAGCCTGCAGATGAAGAATCAAAAGAAGCTGTCCAGGAAGCGCTGGCTTATCAGGGAATGGACAATGAAGCTGTCTACTTCTACAACCCTGTTACGGCCGAAAGTGACTGGATCCGTTCAAGAGAAATTACGCTTACAATTGGTGATCACGTCTTTGCAAAATAA
- a CDS encoding sigma-70 family RNA polymerase sigma factor, which yields MDDVTFAELEKRYQRMIYHNLKKLCITRNQDEFYQAGLIAIWKASKTYDPSKGSFETYLYKSIKGHMLNEMNKQNKNRDMPDMMEHTLISEDPTALKDMEDMIKANCDILTKHQQIWMISYCLKEKTISEIAASEQATPASVKSWRRGALKKLRSLSAEEWKERFWLQP from the coding sequence ATGGACGATGTTACATTTGCAGAGCTCGAAAAACGATATCAGCGCATGATTTACCACAATCTAAAGAAGCTTTGCATCACCCGAAATCAAGATGAGTTTTACCAGGCTGGCCTGATTGCCATCTGGAAAGCTTCAAAGACATATGACCCTTCAAAGGGATCGTTTGAAACGTACCTTTATAAAAGCATTAAAGGCCATATGCTGAATGAAATGAATAAACAAAATAAAAACAGGGACATGCCGGATATGATGGAGCATACCCTGATCTCAGAAGACCCCACTGCCCTGAAGGATATGGAAGACATGATCAAAGCGAACTGCGACATCCTCACCAAACATCAGCAGATCTGGATGATTTCCTATTGCCTGAAAGAAAAAACAATCAGTGAAATTGCCGCAAGTGAACAGGCAACTCCCGCCAGTGTCAAATCATGGAGAAGAGGCGCACTTAAGAAGCTCAGATCTTTGAGCGCTGAAGAATGGAAAGAGAGATTTTGGCTGCAGCCATGA
- a CDS encoding nucleoside transporter C-terminal domain-containing protein gives MSILYGILSLAGILFLGWLLSSSRKSINWKTIGVGLLLQTVFILFVLKVEAGAFILEKTALGVQKMIDFSSEGIQFVFGGFYGEETNITFVFAINVLAVIIFISALISALYYMRIIPFVVRIIGLSIGRLLGTTKVETFSAVGNSFLGLVEAPLLVRPYLKDLTRSELFAVMVGGTASASGAILVGYSLMGIEMKYLLISVFSVPFVSLITAKLLEPETEVSKTNDNVMMEKTKHANVFEAIAEGAVSGVSLALNIGGLLIAFISILALVNGGLGLLGTDLSEIFGYVFYPLALMIGVPFDDAFKAASIIGTKLSVNEFVAFMDLSKSMDELSPKTTAILSIALCNFANLSSIGQLIVGLGSLEPSKRPLVSKLGFKAIIGGTLASFITAAFVGMFM, from the coding sequence TTGAGCATTTTATATGGAATACTATCACTTGCAGGCATTCTGTTTCTTGGCTGGCTCCTCAGCAGCAGCCGCAAAAGCATTAACTGGAAAACAATCGGCGTCGGACTATTGCTGCAGACTGTTTTTATCCTGTTTGTCCTTAAAGTAGAAGCAGGGGCCTTTATCCTTGAAAAAACAGCTTTAGGCGTTCAGAAAATGATTGATTTCAGCTCTGAGGGAATTCAATTTGTATTCGGGGGATTTTACGGGGAAGAAACGAACATTACGTTTGTTTTTGCCATTAATGTTCTCGCGGTCATCATTTTTATTTCTGCACTTATATCGGCTCTTTATTATATGAGAATTATTCCTTTTGTCGTAAGAATCATCGGCCTTTCAATCGGCAGACTGCTTGGGACAACAAAGGTTGAGACGTTCAGCGCTGTAGGCAATTCATTTCTTGGCCTTGTCGAAGCACCGCTTCTTGTCCGTCCTTACTTGAAGGATCTGACCCGTTCGGAGCTGTTTGCAGTCATGGTAGGCGGAACCGCATCGGCCAGCGGAGCCATCCTTGTCGGTTATTCGTTGATGGGCATTGAGATGAAGTATTTGCTGATTTCGGTTTTCAGCGTACCGTTTGTTTCTTTGATTACAGCCAAACTTCTTGAACCTGAGACAGAAGTTTCAAAAACAAATGACAATGTGATGATGGAAAAAACGAAGCATGCCAACGTGTTTGAGGCCATTGCAGAAGGTGCAGTGAGCGGGGTGTCGCTCGCACTTAATATCGGGGGACTGCTGATTGCTTTTATCAGTATTCTTGCCCTTGTCAACGGGGGACTTGGACTTCTTGGAACGGATCTGTCCGAAATTTTCGGGTACGTATTTTATCCGCTTGCCCTGATGATAGGCGTTCCATTTGATGATGCCTTTAAAGCGGCTTCCATTATTGGAACAAAGCTGTCAGTCAATGAATTTGTTGCCTTCATGGATTTAAGCAAGTCGATGGATGAGCTTTCTCCTAAAACAACGGCCATCCTGTCAATTGCGCTATGCAACTTTGCCAATCTTTCCTCAATTGGACAGCTGATTGTCGGACTGGGCTCGCTCGAACCGTCAAAACGCCCGCTCGTTTCAAAGCTCGGATTCAAGGCAATTATCGGCGGGACCCTCGCAAGCTTCATTACAGCTGCGTTTGTGGGCATGTTCATGTAA
- a CDS encoding GerAB/ArcD/ProY family transporter produces MKKIAERYQVSPYMAFYLIHALQFGVGVLGFQRFVSLDSGHDAWIAVLASGFAVHIAVFFIFQILKDQEGNILDVQKKLFGKWIGNALNALVIIYFTCLATNVLRTFIEVIQVWMFPDLNVWLYSFLFLVLAYYILNGGFRVVAGIAFFGVVLPSYLILTYLFTLKFANFNNLMPVFEHSLTDLLKSTKNMSLTVIGFEALFMYYPFIKNPEKSKKWAHAGVAVTTLLYLIIMLFSIIYFSQEQLQKNVWATLTIWKIVEMPFVERFEYIGIANWNLVILPNVCLTLWCASRGMKQLIKIKQKYTILIVLAVSYAGINFMNSREQINMLNSFLGEVGFYVFVAYIPMLYLCTLIYRKLKKGGKKSEKA; encoded by the coding sequence TTGAAAAAAATTGCCGAACGCTATCAGGTTTCGCCTTATATGGCATTTTACCTGATACATGCCCTGCAATTCGGTGTAGGTGTACTCGGGTTTCAGCGCTTCGTTTCTCTTGATTCCGGGCACGACGCATGGATTGCTGTCCTCGCATCGGGATTTGCCGTCCATATCGCCGTCTTCTTCATTTTTCAGATCTTAAAGGATCAAGAAGGCAATATTCTTGATGTGCAGAAAAAACTTTTTGGGAAATGGATTGGAAATGCTCTCAATGCGTTGGTAATCATTTACTTTACCTGTCTTGCCACTAATGTACTGAGAACCTTTATTGAAGTCATCCAGGTGTGGATGTTTCCTGATTTAAATGTCTGGCTCTACAGCTTCCTCTTTCTCGTCCTTGCTTATTACATATTAAACGGCGGATTCAGGGTGGTGGCCGGCATCGCATTTTTTGGAGTCGTTCTTCCGAGTTATTTAATTTTGACTTATCTATTCACACTGAAATTTGCAAATTTTAACAATTTGATGCCCGTATTTGAGCATTCACTAACGGATCTTTTAAAAAGTACGAAAAACATGTCTCTTACTGTTATTGGATTTGAAGCACTGTTCATGTACTATCCATTTATAAAAAACCCGGAAAAATCAAAAAAGTGGGCCCATGCCGGTGTAGCTGTCACGACACTTCTTTATTTAATCATCATGCTGTTCAGCATCATCTACTTCAGCCAAGAGCAGCTGCAGAAAAATGTGTGGGCAACTCTTACAATATGGAAAATAGTTGAAATGCCTTTTGTAGAGAGATTTGAGTATATTGGCATTGCCAATTGGAATCTCGTTATTCTGCCAAATGTCTGTCTCACGCTCTGGTGCGCAAGCAGGGGAATGAAGCAGCTGATAAAAATCAAGCAAAAATACACCATCTTGATCGTTCTTGCAGTCAGCTATGCCGGGATCAACTTCATGAACAGCCGTGAGCAGATCAATATGCTGAATTCATTTCTGGGGGAAGTCGGGTTTTACGTTTTTGTAGCCTATATTCCAATGCTTTATTTATGCACTCTTATATACAGGAAACTAAAAAAAGGGGGAAAAAAAAGTGAAAAAGCGTAA
- a CDS encoding GNAT family protein, with product MIQGENVLLRRLNHDDIPILWEFIYGEKDPEWKKWDAPYFPVGFMTRRDFEKEKKREAKDLYSNKMYIEANGRLIGMVTYYWEHQPSNWLEVGIVIYEPSNWHKGAGTEALKLWIRHLFEKYKLIRIGLSTWSGNTRIIRVAEKTGMREEGRIRKCRFYNGVYYDAIKMGMLREEWLSFSFKNV from the coding sequence ATGATTCAAGGGGAAAATGTCCTTCTCAGAAGGCTGAACCATGATGATATCCCTATATTATGGGAGTTTATATACGGTGAAAAAGATCCGGAGTGGAAGAAATGGGATGCTCCCTATTTCCCTGTCGGCTTTATGACAAGAAGAGATTTTGAAAAGGAGAAAAAAAGAGAAGCAAAAGATTTGTATTCAAATAAAATGTATATTGAAGCAAACGGACGCCTTATTGGAATGGTGACATACTACTGGGAGCACCAGCCTTCTAACTGGCTTGAGGTGGGGATTGTCATTTACGAGCCGTCCAACTGGCACAAGGGAGCAGGCACAGAGGCCTTAAAGCTCTGGATCCGGCATTTATTTGAAAAATACAAGCTCATCAGGATCGGCTTATCCACCTGGTCGGGCAATACAAGGATAATCAGGGTTGCAGAAAAAACAGGCATGCGGGAAGAAGGCAGGATCAGAAAGTGCCGATTTTACAATGGCGTTTATTATGATGCCATTAAGATGGGCATGCTGCGGGAAGAATGGCTGTCTTTTTCATTTAAAAATGTATAA